From Rhopalosiphum padi isolate XX-2018 chromosome 2, ASM2088224v1, whole genome shotgun sequence:
aatatatttgaataattgagtaaacactataaacaaaagctatttataaaacaaaaatgttttcggtttattatattctttaaatgattgaaataatttgtaaaaaattgatgaaaaataggtaataggccaaataatatcaataagatGTCGATTAGTTTAgtacaattattacataaataatttaatctacgAAAGTTGACAGAAAGgttcttaaaaaatacaaaaatagtaattatagtgGTGTATGAGGTTGAGTACTTTTCTCCTTTTCTCCTAGATTAGAGGCTTATTTACGAAATTGCGTGAATTATTGTGAATGAATTCATTTtccctttttatttttacaatttttgacagtctaaaaaaatatttattcatagataggtatttttataaataagaaaaaaacacaAGTACGTATTGTCGTAGTAAATGGTGATATTTTGTAGACAttgttgacaatattattaagttgtCGTAAGATTTAGGAAACTTGAAGAGCGACGGTAACAGATTCTCTCTCGAGTCAGTGAGCATTGGATAAATATGACCTCCCTCCAACTCAAAAAACAAgacaaaaattattcttaataaataaaaataagacgtAACGTACTACTTAATATTAACTCCGTTGTATGAAAAatcatgaaatttgtttttaaaataatgataaaaaaaacgaagttactatagtattattagaAAGCAATCTAACAAAAAACcgattacgaaaaaaaaattataaccaaattttccaaattgtttttttttgttttggtttCTATGTGATAagataacgttattatattatttatcggtTACTAAGGGAAACCTAGATAATATAATgctaaattattactttataagttataacattaattttatcttagttTAATTACTATGGCAGTTGTGTAAATCACATatttgtataacgtatacaatttacaccatattataatattatcatatcatcTTTAACATTCataatgtttataaagtattatcgtcttaaatcttaatattcACAATAACTGAAAAACGTACCAACTCTAAAGGGGTTTTGTATAGGTAAACTTGAAAATGTTCGTAGTCTGTGGTGTCTTAACTGGacttaaacaaataacaactaATTGGAAAGTTGGAGATACATCTCGATCTCaattttatttggtattatttattagttaaggTAAATAAATGCGTAACTAATGTCATTTTCTATCGCTTATACGTAGTTGcgaacttataaaaaaaaatttggtaattttaaaaGACATTATTCTAGCATTGAAAAGACATTTTTtcgaagtatatttaattttttttaaacatatttaataatttttaaggcaTTTAAATCTGAACTCTAATCATGAGTCATGACAGATGTGAGTTACAAGTAAAAAAAGTTAcagtacaaaaatattgaacattttttcaatatacatagtaacattaagtaaaatttaaaataaatacttgaacAGGAGCTGTGGAGAAACGACCGGCCATGTGGACTTTTACATCTATCTCCATAAAGatcctaaaataaatatattttaatacaataaaagtgTATCATTGTTCTATTGATTAGTATTTGGAAGTATAAAAGTACTTGAGATTGGTCCTTTtcgtcatatttaaatataggtatacgagGCCAAGTAGTTGGAGGCGGACTTCTTACCATATGTTGATGAAGCTCTATTAAAGCACCTGGACCCATATCAGCTAAGTATtcctttcataaaataaaaaatttttatttttttaatatgaacatttttaagacAAAAACGGATCCAACTTGAAGAATGGAggggtataatttattttcactttattcaaagtttaaaaattataatgaacttTAAAACCTAATAATTGGATCCGTTATAGTCAATGCTAATatgaactattaaatatatttattaaaatacctgAGCCATCATGTCTATGTCATCCGTCTCtgatacaacaatattatcatctaATAAGCTCTCTCGGCTTgctaaaatttttttctaaaaataaggtaatttatattttaataaatatattttatgtattacattaattctactttacatacctaattaatatttttagtattttgtacaacatataaatcacataattatatattagtatttataaacctTTAGGTAGACGCTCTACTATATATATTAGCTCTTATTCACTTAtaagtttatacattatacatttatactgttgtattgtagaaaaatataatggtggtataaaatataaatagcttaatattgtattatgttagtaaataataacatatatgtataactaaggtatgattttcaaaaaaacatttgaatttctacgaataatattgttttaatctcattaaaaataattataattttattttttcattcaaattacTAGCTATCTCCAATTGCCCGATTTcacctaaatttttaaaatgtataggtataaaataaaaaaatatgaatatgtattttttatattttttaaaaaaaacttataaggaatatattgtattcaatttttaagctttCTAACtcttaaacataaatttgataatacTTAAGtcgaaaattgtaatttgtaaatgtcggtaaaaatgacaaaatattttgaaaatgtcatcgTTGTATATAGAGAATGAAAGAATATAGaacgattaaatttaattaattgcgAAAAGTTTCAAGAttttacagttaatatttttttttgtatgatgaCAAAATAGCAACAATTATTGTTAGACGATTAATCGCTATGACACATTTGAATACTCAATAACGGTAACATTTGAACTGAAATCactcattaaaaaatgtatataggtttACGCTAGACTTCATTTTTTCAATTCTAGcagttttgtattaaattatcaaacattGGATCAAATTAAGAAcccaattaatttttagttataaaataattttaacttataaaaaaaaaaattgtcactgtaaatttttatatttcttaattacCTATGGAAAAAAACTTATGACGTACCTCGTATAACTTTTTTCATAGGAATCTAAAATcctgatttataatttacaaaaacaacCCTATCAATTTCTGccatataaagttatataagttataacctaatTTGTTGATGCTGtatcaagaataaaaaaaaatacatttgtataatgtatgtaggtactcgtatatattaaaattagatttaataaaacactattaatgaacattttgtttccgttaaattataacttacatcataaaaaatatttatttctacctGTAAATATGGATTGTCATGTCTAGAGATTGTAAGCGCTTCCATGTCCTGGAAAACGTCTCTAGATCTGGGCATAGAAAGAGCAGGAGACGCAGGACACGAATTTCTTGTTTTCACAGACATCGATGTTGCTATGCAAACTTCACTTTTACTTAGCTGCCtggctatatataaataatttattaattaatgaatttaattagaatgtaatataattataattaaatatatacttaaattacctttttgtttttctttttctgtttttttccaCCGAAACAGACCATTGAACAACTTGAGTCGACTATCGCTGTGGCCGTTCTCCCGGGTTGCCGATAAATAAGGCATTGCCGACGAATTGCCGCATTACACAAAAACAGTGAATGTTGTTATCTGCAAATAAGTCATTTCATATTGTAAAACTAGCTGAGTAACAGGCACTgtgcaaaatttaaattaagcctTCTATACAATGTACTTATATCATAAGTAACGGAAATATAACTtcgataatatcatatacattataaattagaatattcaTAATTCATGTATGTGATGtgtatgacatttttattaacaatattaattcgtttgataagataatatataatgtatctattGGTTTTGtcgtgtgtaaataataataagcgctCGATTATTACATTGAATACCTATTCAATACTTTATTGCTGCTGATATACCTATACGTTAagttcaatattgtttttacgtTAATTAAAACTAGTCGTAGTATGATTATTATACCTtactatatattaacatattaatagatttatagattaatattattctatcaaCTATTAGTAATATACTTACActctataatacaataaatatagaatgtacctataatatttatttatatattttatactatttattagtattatagaaTGTAGGCAGAGAAAAGGTTAACCAGGTTACAGGTTACTTATAAAAGATTATTGGGTATAAAGGTAAAAGATAGAAAAAAAGTTGAGTAATAAAACTACGAGAGCTACATGCATgcgtatttaatattacaacctatgtttatttaaaaactattttttttttaagttaatgttttatttatttttcccccttgtttaataattttatattgtacaattttattttctatttaaaaccTTAAAAACGTCATTACTTTAGTTAATGTTACATACTACATAAGTATTATAGTAAatcgtaatacaatttaatacctATTGAGATTTGTGATGTTCTTTAAAATCATAGTAAACtacataaaataaagttaagtaataataataaattttgccacaactttttaaaaatatgaaacatatatattaggtacttaaatactttcctaattcatttattttaaatgattaatagaACTTAAAAGgttctattgtaaaataaaattacataacgtgaaaaaaaattaaataatttaaataatcagaaTATTGTATCTTTTGTAGATAtatgatgaatatttttattttttgcgacattttatgcaatattaatattctaaaaagtaTCTATGGTATGTAACTACATAAGCAAataaagttttgaatttttgttagaacacgttttattttttacgtttttaaatacaaactatataatcaatatgtataatactaataataaattatttttaaattgattaaaatgttattcaaaataaaataattataagctttttatatgataacttttattttttatcttaaccACATACGTATTGTAATCCGTAACCTAGACATTTGTTAGCAGGTATGTTCTGCACTTGTAAGCAGTTGAAACTTGTATCATGTAAACCcgtattgtttacaattttgacATTGACATACTTCTGGTTTCACtctatttaaatgattatttatacataccactttatatatagacatatcaTATACACTTCTGAAAGCTTTTgtaatttcttaatatttatataaaagtattacctacctaaatataaacctatatatatatatatatatatatatatatcatttttattttttaaatttaatatacaatacaatatattataatagaataaaatataaacttgcgGCTACTCAAATCTACCCTCCCTCAAAAAGAAAAAACGTATTttggataggtatattattttattatattattactaggtctataattttatagaaaaatgtattttttaagtttaaaataaatttaaacagatattttatcacaacatttaaattaggtattaataaatacaataatgaaaattttgtCTTGCAATTTtcggaattttaaattattaagttagattagtttaatttttatttatattaagtacttttttgat
This genomic window contains:
- the LOC132921854 gene encoding uncharacterized protein LOC132921854; the protein is MPYLSATRENGHSDSRLKLFNGLFRWKKTEKEKQKARQLSKSEVCIATSMSVKTRNSCPASPALSMPRSRDVFQDMEALTISRHDNPYLQKKILASRESLLDDNIVVSETDDIDMMAQEYLADMGPGALIELHQHMVRSPPPTTWPRIPIFKYDEKDQSQDLYGDRCKSPHGRSFLHSSCSSGSSSCVVSPRYNHQSRCHRSASESRGKHV